A single genomic interval of Candidatus Methylomirabilota bacterium harbors:
- a CDS encoding ISNCY family transposase, with amino-acid sequence MSRKELLRAGLVRAALAGRITNRQGAKSLRLSVRQFQRLKRRLETGGAAALRHQSRGQPSAHRLPAALRTKVTTLMTTVYEGFNDVHLTEKLREVEHLSLSRESVRRLRLAAGRPAQRPRRAPRYRRRRTPAAAAGALVQTDGSPFDWLEDRGPRLTLLGVIDDATGQILALTFREAEDLHGYTGLFHEVFTLHGLPLAVYGDRLNVFVRNDRHWTLEEQLAGERHPTHLGRMFQDLGISYISAHSPQAKGRIERLWATLQDRLPSELRLRGIKTPAAAEAYLPEFIADFNPRFAHPPATPPAVWRRPPRDLALVLSCRYTRVVARDHTIRLGDRRVQLPSRAHGRGYAGLRVEVRELLEGRLVILHDGRVLATQPSPGPDFVLTPRRSPSSERQGRRQRQATAMREALTDLARAEKQRPAGLTTDVTPAAARAEPAGGATTHDREGGGYVDTPPRTRNSPRARWRPAPSHPWRRAATWAIAAKNRRTPIPPGG; translated from the coding sequence GCGCTTGAAGCGCCGCCTCGAGACGGGCGGGGCCGCGGCCCTGCGCCACCAGAGCCGTGGCCAGCCGTCGGCCCACCGCTTGCCGGCGGCGCTCCGCACCAAGGTCACGACCCTCATGACCACCGTGTATGAGGGCTTCAACGACGTCCATCTCACGGAGAAACTGCGCGAGGTCGAGCACCTGTCGCTCAGCCGGGAGTCGGTGCGCCGCCTGCGCCTCGCCGCGGGCCGCCCGGCGCAACGGCCCCGCCGCGCCCCGCGCTATCGGCGCCGCCGCACGCCGGCCGCCGCCGCGGGCGCGCTGGTGCAGACCGACGGCAGCCCCTTCGACTGGCTGGAAGACCGCGGCCCGCGGCTGACCCTGCTCGGCGTCATCGATGACGCCACCGGCCAGATCCTCGCCCTGACGTTCCGCGAGGCCGAGGATCTGCACGGCTACACGGGCCTCTTCCACGAGGTCTTCACGCTCCATGGGCTGCCGCTCGCCGTCTACGGCGACCGCCTAAACGTGTTTGTCCGCAACGACCGCCACTGGACGCTCGAGGAGCAGCTCGCCGGCGAGCGGCACCCCACGCACCTGGGCCGCATGTTCCAGGACCTGGGCATCAGCTACATCAGCGCCCATTCCCCCCAGGCCAAAGGCCGCATCGAGCGGCTGTGGGCGACCTTGCAGGATCGCCTCCCGAGCGAACTGCGCCTGCGCGGCATCAAGACGCCCGCGGCCGCCGAGGCCTACCTGCCGGAGTTCATCGCCGACTTCAATCCGCGCTTCGCCCATCCCCCGGCCACGCCCCCGGCCGTCTGGCGCCGCCCGCCCCGCGATCTCGCGCTCGTGCTGAGCTGTCGCTACACCCGCGTCGTCGCGCGCGACCATACGATCCGCCTCGGCGACCGCCGGGTGCAGCTGCCGTCCCGCGCGCACGGGCGCGGCTACGCCGGGCTGCGCGTGGAGGTTCGCGAACTCCTCGAGGGCCGCCTCGTCATCCTGCACGACGGGCGGGTGCTCGCCACGCAGCCGAGTCCGGGCCCCGACTTCGTCCTCACGCCACGGCGCTCGCCGTCCTCCGAGCGGCAGGGACGTCGCCAGCGACAGGCCACCGCGATGCGCGAGGCGCTCACCGACCTCGCGCGGGCCGAGAAGCAGCGTCCGGCGGGGCTCACGACGGATGTCACCCCCGCCGCGGCGAGGGCCGAGCCCGCAGGAGGCGCTACAACGCACGATCGAGAGGGGGGCGGCTATGTCGATACCCCCCCGCGCACGCGAAATTCCCCGCGCGCGCGATGGCGCCCCGCGCCTTCGCATCCGTGGCGACGCGCGGCGACGTGGGCGATCGCGGCCAAGAACCGGCGGACGCCGATACCCCCGGGGGGATGA
- a CDS encoding DUF1015 domain-containing protein: MKIRAFRGYRYGLGQQRDFSKVAAPPYDQISPQTQEQLLALSPHNIVRVTLPREEPGADKYRGARHVLEGWLADGVWAREERAAIYPYHQTYAVGGVPVTRAGFVALGEVSDYAQGVVRPHERTHAGPKQDRMRLLEATGADVGLLFMLVSDPDRALLEAVRPTGEPIAEARDLKGELHRLWRITDGATIARVKALMAPKSVIIADGHHRYETAVEYGRRHSGARDKLMAFCTLEAPGLTIFPNHRLVHQVDGFTLEGLAKAAGAWFDVGPLDDPLRFRPTNRTIGVVAGRRAMVFSLRDDAFERLPWPRGTSRAWRGLAVSILHEGLLKPLLDITDERLDAKTHVDYTADQAEAVGLAGAGRCQAAFLIAPTTAGELRAVVDGGERLPQKSTHFYPKLLDGLVFHRYEK; encoded by the coding sequence GTGAAGATCCGGGCGTTCCGCGGCTACCGCTACGGCCTCGGGCAGCAGCGCGATTTCTCCAAGGTGGCGGCGCCTCCCTACGACCAGATCAGCCCCCAGACGCAGGAGCAGCTCCTCGCGCTCAGCCCTCATAACATCGTCCGCGTCACGCTTCCCAGAGAGGAGCCGGGAGCCGACAAGTATCGGGGAGCGCGCCACGTGCTCGAGGGCTGGCTGGCCGACGGCGTCTGGGCCAGGGAGGAGCGGGCCGCGATCTATCCCTACCATCAGACCTATGCGGTCGGCGGCGTCCCGGTGACCCGCGCCGGGTTCGTCGCCCTGGGCGAGGTCAGCGACTACGCCCAGGGCGTCGTGCGCCCCCACGAGCGGACGCACGCCGGCCCCAAGCAGGATCGGATGCGGCTGTTGGAGGCGACGGGCGCCGACGTCGGTCTGCTCTTCATGCTGGTCAGCGATCCGGACCGCGCGCTGCTGGAGGCGGTGAGGCCGACGGGCGAACCGATCGCCGAGGCGCGCGACCTGAAGGGTGAGCTGCACCGGCTGTGGCGCATCACCGACGGGGCCACCATCGCCCGGGTGAAGGCCCTCATGGCGCCCAAGTCGGTGATCATCGCCGACGGGCACCATCGCTACGAGACGGCCGTCGAGTACGGGCGCCGCCATTCGGGCGCGCGCGACAAGCTCATGGCCTTCTGCACCCTGGAGGCGCCGGGGCTCACGATCTTTCCGAACCATCGCCTCGTGCACCAAGTGGACGGGTTCACGCTCGAGGGGCTGGCGAAGGCGGCGGGCGCCTGGTTCGACGTGGGCCCGCTCGACGATCCCCTCCGCTTCCGTCCGACCAATCGGACCATCGGCGTCGTCGCCGGCCGGCGGGCGATGGTGTTCAGCCTGCGCGATGACGCGTTCGAGCGCCTGCCCTGGCCGCGCGGGACCTCGCGGGCCTGGCGCGGGCTGGCGGTGTCGATCCTCCACGAGGGGCTGCTCAAGCCGCTCCTCGACATCACGGACGAAAGGCTCGACGCCAAGACGCACGTCGACTACACCGCCGACCAGGCCGAGGCGGTCGGGCTGGCCGGCGCCGGACGCTGCCAGGCGGCCTTCCTCATCGCGCCGACCACCGCCGGGGAGCTGCGGGCGGTGGTGGACGGGGGCGAGCGGCTGCCGCAAAAGTCGACGCACTTCTATCCGAAGCTTCTGGACGGCCTCGTGTTCCACCGCTACGAAAAGTGA
- a CDS encoding FadR/GntR family transcriptional regulator, with translation MFSSVRTPRVYEHIVRQVERAIFEGRLRTGDRLPPERELVRQFRASRVAVREALRTLEHRGLIAVRHGSSGGHFVRHVDTGLLRRDFATLLRLARVSVAHLLETRLLIEPEVARLAADRATDVDLKALGTALDERAALMAGGGPPRPLDIGFHRLVAAAARNPVHAVLTDALMDLEAEVVGSRIELTAEDQAVVGAAHGEILEAIAAREGERARVAMQGHIVDVQRRLRRDVRDAS, from the coding sequence ATGTTCAGCTCCGTCCGCACGCCACGCGTCTACGAGCACATCGTCCGGCAGGTCGAGCGCGCCATCTTCGAGGGACGCCTGCGCACCGGCGATCGGCTGCCGCCGGAGCGCGAGCTGGTCCGCCAGTTCCGCGCCAGCCGCGTCGCCGTGCGGGAGGCGTTGCGCACGCTCGAGCACCGCGGCCTCATCGCGGTGCGCCACGGCTCCAGCGGCGGCCATTTCGTGCGTCACGTCGATACCGGGCTCCTCCGCCGCGACTTCGCCACGCTGCTGCGGCTGGCGCGGGTGTCGGTGGCCCACCTCCTGGAGACGCGTCTGCTGATCGAGCCGGAGGTCGCGCGGCTGGCCGCCGACCGCGCCACCGACGTCGATCTCAAGGCGCTGGGCACCGCGCTGGACGAGCGCGCCGCGCTGATGGCGGGGGGCGGCCCTCCGCGCCCGCTCGACATCGGCTTCCACCGCCTGGTGGCGGCGGCCGCGAGGAACCCGGTGCACGCCGTGCTGACGGACGCCCTCATGGATCTCGAGGCGGAGGTGGTGGGGTCGCGGATCGAGCTGACGGCGGAGGACCAGGCCGTGGTCGGCGCCGCCCACGGCGAGATCCTCGAAGCGATCGCCGCGCGCGAGGGCGAACGCGCCCGCGTCGCGATGCAGGGCCACATCGTGGACGTGCAGCGGCGGCTGCGTCGGGACGTGCGAGACGCCTCCTGA